From Armatimonadota bacterium, the proteins below share one genomic window:
- a CDS encoding DUF1801 domain-containing protein: MAENKTGKDAAKAAKPARKKADGETEVRAVIAAMPQPDRGMGERLHAIITASGPSLSPRLWYGMPAYAKNGNVVCFFQGAHKFKARYATLGFSDKAHLDEGHMWPVAFALTKLTAAEEARIAALVKDAVS, encoded by the coding sequence ATGGCTGAGAACAAGACGGGCAAGGACGCGGCAAAGGCCGCGAAGCCGGCTCGTAAGAAGGCCGATGGCGAGACCGAGGTACGTGCCGTGATCGCCGCAATGCCGCAACCGGATCGCGGCATGGGCGAGCGGCTCCATGCAATCATCACTGCCAGCGGCCCCAGCCTCTCGCCGAGACTGTGGTACGGGATGCCCGCCTACGCCAAGAACGGGAACGTGGTCTGCTTCTTCCAGGGGGCGCACAAATTCAAGGCGCGGTACGCGACGCTCGGCTTCAGCGACAAGGCGCACCTCGACGAAGGTCACATGTGGCCGGTCGCCTTTGCGCTCACGAAATTGACCGCCGCGGAAGAGGCGAGGATCGCCGCGCTGGTGAAGGACGCGGTGAGCTGA